The window GCAGGCGGTGCATATGGCCGCCGGCGCCATCCAGATGAACGCGGGCGACGCCTTCGTCTGCGCCGGCATCGAGAGCATGACCCGCGTGCCCATGGGCGGCTACAACCCCCTGCCCAGCCCCAAGCTGATGGACAGCTATCCAGAGGCCTATATGAGCATGGGCATCACCGCGGAGAATGTCGCAAGGCAGTATCAGATCACCCGCGAGGACCAGCAGGAATTCGCCGTCAAGAGCCACGCCAAAGCTGCCGCTGCACAGAAAGAAGGCCGTCTTCACGATGAAATCGTGTCGATCAAGGCGAATGGTCACGAGGTCAGCGAAGACGGCTGCATCCGCCCCGGCACGGACCAGGAGGCGCTGTCCGGCCTGAAGCCCGCCTTCGACGAGACCGGCACGGTGACCGCCGGCACGGCCTCGCCGCTCACCGACGGGGCTGCCGCCTGCCTGGTGTGCACCGAGGACTACGCGATGAAGCACGGCCTCGATGTGCTCGCCCGCGTCAAGTCGGCGGCGGTCGCCGGCTGCAAGGCGGAGATCATGGGCATTGGTCCGGTGGGGGCCAGCAAGAAGGCGCTTGCCCGCGCTGGTCTGGAGATCGGGGACATCGACGTGGTCGAGCTGAACGAAGCCTTCG is drawn from Acidobacteriota bacterium and contains these coding sequences:
- a CDS encoding thiolase family protein gives rise to the protein QAVHMAAGAIQMNAGDAFVCAGIESMTRVPMGGYNPLPSPKLMDSYPEAYMSMGITAENVARQYQITREDQQEFAVKSHAKAAAAQKEGRLHDEIVSIKANGHEVSEDGCIRPGTDQEALSGLKPAFDETGTVTAGTASPLTDGAAACLVCTEDYAMKHGLDVLARVKSAAVAGCKAEIMGIGPVGASKKALARAGLEIGDIDVVELNEAFASQALASMQDLGMTEDRVNLDGGALALGHPLGATGARITGKAAAVMKREGGKYALATQCIGGGQGIATVLEAV